tttctgagttcttttcttactccgtccattttgcctcttatgaatgataccagttcactcggaagggtgtcattattacgtttagtaatcatagcgtgtagcattagaccatggttcagatcaaaggaattcttcatctcgtaaaacctaaaaaaaataaaaattcagaatggagggagaagactaattctttagggtctgctagggaaagaccatttggattccattctcggagactacacgaaaacagaatatctaactctaacataaatatatattaccctaaaaatattcgaaccttcccacacttagttagctgtggtgtcgaaattgtgattaacttcatcttcaacttccatcggactatctatgtaatgtttaactctgtgaccattaactttaaattcaactccatttgaatttattaattctactgttccatatggaaaaactcttgactatgaatggtccagaccatcttgatttcaattttacaggaaatagcttgaatcgtgaattgaaaagaagaactttgtctccttctttaaattcttttgaacttctgattcttttatcatgccatttcttcgttctttctttatagattaacgaattttcgtatgcttcatgtcttaattcttctaattcgtttaattgacttaaccgtagaagtccagcttcatgtaaatcaagattacatgtcttcaaagcccaaaatgctttgtgttcaatttctactggaaggtgacatgcttttccgtaaacgagtttaaaaggtgtggttccaattggagttttataggctgttctaaaagcccagagtgcatcctccaatttcatggaccattccttcggatttgatcccacggttttctctagaatacgttttaaagctcggttggtattttcaacttgtccacttatttgtggatgatacgcggttgagattttatgagttactccatatcttttgagaactttctcaagttgattattacaaaaatgagtaccccgatcacttattaaagctttcggtgttccaaacctagcaaaaagaccttttgagaagttgactacaactcgtgcatcgttagttgggagagcttgtgcttccgcccatttagatacataatcaatggcaacgagaatgtagagattattatgagattttgaaaatggacccataaagtcaataccccaaatgtcaaatacttcacatacttgaatgacattttgtgacatttcatcacgttgacttatttttccggccctttgacaagcatcacaggatttgcaaagaaggtgtgcgtctttgaaaattgtaggccaatagaatccagcatcgtaaacttttcttgctgtgagttgaggcccataatgccctcctgttggtcctgtgtgacaatggtttaagattttaatagcttcatccctgaatacacctcggcgtattattccatcgggacaacttttaaacaaatgtggatcttcccagaaatagtgttttatatcactaaagaatttctttcatttttggtacgacaaccctttttcaaggaatccacatactaagtagttttcatagtctgcaatccatgaaatttcattataatctatcttcaatagatattcatcaggaaagttatcttgtacggccgattcattcagaacttctaattcaggattttcaagacgagaaagatgatcagcggcgagattttctgctccctttttatctcggatttcaatatcgaactcttgtaagagtaagatccaacggattaatcgtggtttagcatcttgtttcgaaaataggtatctaagagcagaatggtcggtatagaccaccgttttagctagaacgagatatgaacgaaatttgtcaaaagcaaagagttctttttcagtagttgtgtaatttgtttgtgctccttgtaatgtcttactagcataatatataggttgaaatcgtttttcaatcttttgtcctaaaatggctcccattgcaaaatcacttgcatctcacatgagttcaaatggtagattccaatttggagttatcatgatcggcgcattagtgagtttttctttaagaattttaaaggatttgatgcattcatctgaaaagatgaatggagcatccttttctaggagtttattcataggagtggcaattttagaaaaatcttttatgaaacgtcggtaaaaaccggcatgccctagaaaactcctaactcctctaacattggtgggatgtggaagtttagcaattacatctactttagctctatccacttcaattccttcctttgaaattttatgaccaagaacgatgccttctttaaccatgaaatggcatttctcccaattcagtactagatttgattgttcgcatctaataagcattcgttcaagattgactagacatgattcaaatgtatcaccgaagactgaaaagtcatccatgaaaacttccatgcattcttctatcatgtcgtgaaaaatcgccatcatgcacctttgaaaggttgcaggggcgttgcaaagtccaaatggcatgcgtttgtaagcaaaagtaccataagggcacgtgaatgtggttttctcttggtcctcgggtgctattggaatttgaaaatatccggagaaaccatcaagaaaacaatagtaactatttccggctaatctttccaacatttgatcaacgaaaggtaagggaaagtgatcttttttggtggcgtcatttaattttctataatcaatacaaacacgccatcctgttacagtcctagtaggaataagctcattttttcatttgtgatgacagtcatgccacccttcttaggtacgcattgaactgggcttaccatgggttaattgtcctttatcctggattattcaatatgtccgtctggtttttatccataacagtccatcagtcataaatataaagtgcgagtgtcctcgtcaaattatccttatatccgaagtcaaatattccaactaattggggacttaaactataattacaccaatttttcttgtatataattcacccctgttttaataagtccattgactattaatccattcccgtgtccggttaaatgaacgattattagtacttataaatatcccgcccatcgtgtccgatcgagtgtatatggttatttataggtacgtccaattgcaaatctttatattaaattaacaaactatcatttaattaaacaaatataaagcccattaatagcccatagtctaatttccacaagtgtcgttcttttgtccaaaccccaattatggtacaaagcccaattacccaattttaatatttagcccaacatcatgattacttcggcattaaataagcataataataacttagctacgagacattaatttaaaaaggttgaacataacttacaatgattaataatagcgtagcgatacacggacagagtttcgacttacacacttacaacattcgctaacatacccttattattattaaaattaaaattaaaattaaaattaatatatatatatatatatatatatatatatatatatatatatatatatatatatatatatatatatatatatatatatatatatataacgttgagagatagagaagagaaaaagatgtcttacattcgactgaaactgcgccttttataggaatgtggccagaaaaagtaggtcatgcgatcgcatgggaattaggcctccaggccatgcgatcgcatggagcaggaatccagctcacatactttgttttcttgtttgccgacggttttaatatataatataatatatatatataatttttaagaattaattatatattatattatattcatgtgcatagttgacttgtaatttttagtccgttgcgtcgcgcgttgagagttgactctggtcccggttccggattttcgaacgtcttttcgtactatttaatatcttgtactttgcgttttgcggctcgtactcttgtaatttttagacgtttcttatcaataatttgaaccactttgattgtactttgtacttttgagctttttggtcgtttgcgccttcaattcgtcgaatctgtcttttgtcttcaccttttattatttaaacgaatatcacttgtaaatagaacaattgcaactaaaagcttgtctttcttgagggataatgctatgaaatatatgttcgtttttagcattatccttGGGGTAAACCAGTAACTTTTCCTTTGTTTTTTTAAGGCAAGGCCCGAATTGTTTTTGCACACATTTTTTGAGACTGGTTATTATAGCTTCAGTGATATAATCAGGAGACTAGGTACTCAGATAAACATTTTGATAATGCATTGTGCTAAGCTTCATATGTAATTATCTCGTAATAATCAAGTACTTTAATACAGGGACAATATGGTTCAACAAGGTCTAGTTAAGGATCCGTTGTTCTCAATTTGGTTGAACCCTGGTGCTAACCAAGAAGTAGGTGGTGAAATCGTTTTTGGTGGTGTTGACCCTAACCATTACAATGGTGATCATACTTTTGTTCCGATCACTCAAAAAGGTTATTGGCAGGTTTGTTAATCTGCTCTGAAGCACTTATTTTTATCGAGTACTGATAGTTAATTCATGTGTGACCTCTTGATGTTTTACTCTTTCGTAGTTCGTTTTGGAAGATGTACTTATCGATGGCCAATCAAGTGGTAAGTTACTATTCACACCTATATAATAATTTCGGTCTAATTGCATCAAGATACCAGTAGTGTTCATCGGGCGGGCTTTGAGTTTTCTCATTTTATTCAGTTCGGTTGGTTGGGTTTTTGAAAATTTTTGGAAGTAAAACTAAATACCGAATTAAAATCCGAATAATTCAAACTGAAGCCGAAAACCCAAATACAAATTGAATTTGAATTTGGTTCGGTTTTCATTAAAATCGAAAAACcagaataattatattttaatcaaaataatcataaaagttttttttgaacagcgattgggatccgaggggactaaaccacccgttgctatcatctcccgtttcgactatgccgatgcagcgataataaccccgaccCCATCGCTGCCcgagaggaaaccttgaaaccgatccaagggcacgaccaagtaaaaccccctcccctttacctcctcaaacgatatgggaaatgtgccatgggtggatacttcatggcagggatgaaattgtatttttaatatgtagccagcgggggtcgaactcctgacctcccctaaagaaggcaggccaccaaccgctggaccatatCTTGATTTCGAGTTCGACTTTTAGCTTGAAATTGGTTTGTGGTCTATATATTAAAAATTTGATATATTATTAGTTGAATTTAGTTTAACCCAAGTCAAAAGAGTAATACCGAGAATCGAATCAATTTGTTAACTGAACCGAACTGAAGCAAATCGTAaatcgaattcaaattcggtttgaatattattattattattattttattttattttattttttttttttttttttgtgtgtgttttcaTTCTGTTCGGTTTTCAGATGACACCTTTTGAAACCGAATATTAAACACCCCTACAAAACACTATCTACTTTACCTTTACATACTTTCATTGCTTAATGTGAGATAATTACATTTCATTGCAAGTATGCTACATACAATGGGAAACATGAAGTTTTCTAATGTTGCTTATATGAGGATAATCAAATCAAAAAGCCATACAATTTTTATCAAATTTATTTTATTTGATACACAATTGAAAGATGTGTCTTTACAGGATATTGTCAAAATGGATGTTCTGCTATTGCAGACTCGGGAACTTCTTTGATAACAGGCCCATCGGTATGCTTAAATCGAACTTACATTTATCTTGATTTCGTATTAGCGTAATGATCATTAATCAAGATGAACGCGTTTAGTTACAAAATGTTTACATTCAGGCTGTGATTACTGAGATCAATAAAGCTATCGGAGCTAAGAGCTTTGCGAGTCAGCAACTAAAGTCTAAAGGGGTATAGTATAAACTTGACTAACTTTTTAATAAAATTTGTAACTCGAACGATGAACTGAAAACTAATAAGTTTACAAAACTGATAGGACTCTGATCATTCTGTTGGCGCAATGGGCGACTTTGGTGAACCTTGTGCTAATTTTTCGTCTATGCCTACTATTTCGTTTAAAATTGGTGGCAAAGATTTCGTACTTTCGCCAAAAGAGGTATGTACAAGTTGTGCTAATGTAAGTTTGTTGGAAATTGAAACTTTTTTTCAATGATTGTTTACTTTTTGTTGGATGGTATTTGTAGTATGTTGTTAAATATGGCGAAGATGATAGTGGTAGTAACTGTATTAGTGGCTTCATGCCTTTGGACTTCCCTTCTCCGCAAGGCCCTCTATGGTACGTATGTTCATATGTTCGTAGTATTTTAGGACCACTTAATTAGCCCAACAACAAGTCGAACATATAAGCCCACTTAGGATCACTCTAAAATCAGTTGGTTATAGAGTGAGTAGATCATGACCATATGATATGCATACAGTCATTTATTATTCATATTCCCATATGGGACATGGGTTTGCACCTGACAATCATTCCCCTCAAAACCAAGTCCTTTGGGTCTCCCAACCTTATTGAGTATTGCCACAAACTCGGAACTCAATCCGAATCAAGTTGGGGTACGTCAAGGAGACTTTCACTACAAGACTCCAAAACCGACTCGTCGCTCAATAAGGTCACATACAACTTTAACCGCCGTGTTTTTACCTTTACATGTGCGCTTGGCAAAGACATAAGAAAATAAAGAGTGAAATTTAATAAGTTTTAGTTTACTTTTTGTATTTaatgattaaaaataatattatgtaCAATTTTATACTATCTTTGATTCTTTGTAACATTTTGTGTAACTAAAAGCACACACTTTCCtaattttaatattgataataaaaataaatagtaAAATACATAATGAATTGGAAATGAATGACTAGAATGATCATACTCTCTTTCTGGCTTTGTCAATGTTTATGCCTTAATGGTATTGTGTGAAGTAACATGTGTGGTCATGTTTTAGGATCTTGGGAGACGTTTTTATGGGGAGTTACCACACTGTGTTCGATTATGGAAATCTGCAAGTTGGATTCGCTAAGGCAGCGCAACATAAACCAGACGTATTAGTTAACTAGAATTCGCTGGTTCGATATCTTGTTTTCGTTATTAAGCTCAAAAAGGTCATGTAAATGCGTATTTGTTTGTGGGTATAATCTTGTATGAATCATCATTTTGGTCAATAAAAAGAACTCACTTATGTTTCACCATTATTATGCATGATAATTAAAGAACTCAATTATCATGTTTCACCGTTATTCAGTTGTTGTCGTTATTGTTGAAGGGTATTCTGTTTTACGGATTTTAGTATAATATGACCAAACCCGGGAATGCCTGAATTAACCGAGTTTGGTGTTCATGTAATTGAAGTTTATGATAGGTCAGAGAAAGGGTTCGATTGAAGGTTGTAGGAGTTGTTCCGACTGTTTGGGTTGTTCGACACTCTTATAACGTATGAAATTATATAAAAAAGTggtagaagaaaaagaaaaagtttGTCTGATTTGATTTGCACCGCCACCACCACTAATGAATCCTCCCTACTCGTTGCCTACGCCAATATCACTTTCTTCTTCTCTGTTGATGAGTTCTTTATCTATTTTAAAACTTGACCGATTAATCCTAGTTTGACCGATTAATTGTTAGTTTGTTTGACCTATAATCGTTGTTGACAGATGTTGACCAATTTTTGAATCGATTTAATTCCGATTATCGCAACACTAGGTATAAAGTGTATTACTCTACTCTTATATTTACATCTAGCACAACATTACTTGATGGTTTTATCAGGCTTTACCAGCATTTATCAAGCACTAATACATCTTTCATACCTATCTTTGGTGTGCCTAATTTCGTACCGTGTTGATgatttatatgcatatatatagtcTACATACCTCTTCGTTAGTAGCACATCTTGGATGACAACTAAAAAGGTAAGAAACGGTTACATGTTAATGCAGTTATAGACCACATACATCGGAGTAAAAATACTCCGTCATATATGTATTCAAAGTGTAAAACACTTGTTGAAAAAACTTATACTAAGTGAACACGTATTGGAGTCCGAACACGTACAACAGTTTCCGGGCCATTTAAAAATCCGCTTGTTTTGACACACTGCGATAATCTAAACCAATTAGTTCATTAATTTGTACCCAAAGGGTTTTTGCAGGCTAGTCAACTGGCACTTAGTAACTATAGTCTTTGTTGGTGAACCAAAAACATACAggcaaatgatcatatatttattGCACTAGCTAGACTCATTTCATGAGCTAAATAAACTACTAGTATGATCAACCAAGCTTACTGTAGCACATAAATTTAACCATGTCATTGATTCTGATAGATCTCTGTTATACACATAAATTAATACAACCCAAGCTTAAAATTTAAGATAGAAAATAACAAGACTGAAAAGCCAATAATGCTGTTTTCGCATATCttaaataatgaaaaaaaaaaaaaaaaaaatggtggtaAGAACAACCATGATAATAACTAAGAGCTACAATAACAGCCAATTCTGCATATTAGCAGCAGCAGAAGAGATTATTTGAGATGATCCTTAAACTTTGTTTAAtctttggtcaaagtcaatgatCTTGCTTTTAGACTCAAGAATATACCCCTAAAAAATATTGAAAgcacaacaaaaaaaatgttaggtCTTGCCGTCGTGGTTGTCAATATTGTCACCAAAAGTAACACCCGATAAGAAAATGCCAAAAAAACTGACATAAACAAATAGAAGCTTGTACAATTACCAACAACAACATTGAaa
This genomic stretch from Rutidosis leptorrhynchoides isolate AG116_Rl617_1_P2 chromosome 11, CSIRO_AGI_Rlap_v1, whole genome shotgun sequence harbors:
- the LOC139874818 gene encoding cardosin-F-like; translated protein: MGVLNEHNKAIAIFLMFLSLLILCDSINGFVKIKLKKMKSNVVSHQEISTHLLSDLRENDPNGSNIVQLKNYKDTQYYGEIGIGTPPQTFTVVFDTGSSNLWVPSTKCLLSISCYVHSKYSSRRSTTYKRNGKFASIEYGSGSIYGYFSNDSVNIGDLVISDQEFIEATYEPGVTFMNGKFDGILGLGFKEISVGNATPIWDNMVQQGLVKDPLFSIWLNPGANQEVGGEIVFGGVDPNHYNGDHTFVPITQKGYWQFVLEDVLIDGQSSGYCQNGCSAIADSGTSLITGPSAVITEINKAIGAKSFASQQLKSKGDSDHSVGAMGDFGEPCANFSSMPTISFKIGGKDFVLSPKEYVVKYGEDDSGSNCISGFMPLDFPSPQGPLWILGDVFMGSYHTVFDYGNLQVGFAKAAQHKPDVLVN